One genomic window of Arvicola amphibius chromosome 4, mArvAmp1.2, whole genome shotgun sequence includes the following:
- the Neurl4 gene encoding neuralized-like protein 4 isoform X1 — protein MAAGSGGSGGSGAGPGPGPGPGGGGGPGSSGPGLGSSGGLGSGGELHPRTGRLVSLSACGRTARRQQPGQEFNHGLVLSREPLRDGRVFTVRIDRKVNSWSGSIEIGVTALDPSVLDFPSSATGLKGGSWVVSGCSVLRDGRSVLEEYGQDLDQLVEGDRVGVERTATGELRLWVNGRDCGVAATGLPARVWAVVDLYGKCTQITVLPPEPGFSPPTPVPTPPLEPLAPPEDSALSEQGTSVDEAFMVSPAQARPETFPNSLDSHNDFASMELSEVVSNAILSAYNGGLLNVNLGSPPAGDGLASSGPATSPVLTSNDALLFHEKCGTLIKLSNNNKTAERRRPLDEFNNGVVMTNRPLRDNEMFEIRIDKLVDKWSGSIEIGVTTHNPNSLEYPATMTNLQSGTIMMSGCGILTNGKGTRREYCEFSLDELQEGDHIGLTRKSNSALHFFINGIDQGVATPLTPPVVYGVVDLYGMAVKVTIVHNNNHSDRLRRNNAILRALSPEGALRRAAPAAQAEPERLLFHPNCGQKAAITHEGRTALRPHATDDFNHGVVLSSRALRDGEVFQVRIDKMVDKWAGSIEIGVTTHNPAYLQLPSTMTNLRSGTWMMTGNGVMHNGTTILDEYGHNLDRLKAGDTVGVVRREDGTLHFFVNGMTQGPAAWNVPPGVYAVVDLYGQAAQATIVDDVEVPPVSEPLPEGNNQMSPSSPSSAAGGSDLRFHQLHGSNAVITNGGRTALRHNCRSEFNDAIVISNRALRDGELFEIVIQKMVDRWSGSIEAGVTAIRPEDLEFPNTMTDIDYDTWMLSGTAIMQDGNTMRNNYGCDLDALGTGARIGMMRTAKGDLHYFINGQDQGAACSGLPPGKEVYAVVDLYGQCVQVSITNATGPMDNSLATSNTATEKSFPLHSPVAGVAHRFHNTCGKNVTLEEDGIRAVRVAGYAHGLVFSTKELKAEEVFEVKVEELDEKWAGSLRLGLTTLAPEEMGPGAGSGPGLPPSLPELRTKSTWMVSSCEVRRDGHLQRMNYGRNLERLGVGSRVGIRRGADDTMHILVDGEDMGPAATGIAKNVWAVLDLYGPVRSVSIVSSTRLEEPEGTQPPSPSSDTGSEGEEDDEGEERGLRGQNQVGIMPAALEFLENHGKNILLSNGNRTATRVASYNQGIVVINQPLVPHLLVQVRIDFLNRQWTSSLVLGVITCPPERLNFPASACALKRAAWLLRGRGVFHNGLKICEKFGPNLDTCPEGTILGLRLDCSGGLHLHINGVDQGVAVPDVPQPCHALVDLYGQCEQVTIVSPDPGAASGKIAGTQGDMEKADMVDGIKESVCWGPPPAASPLKSCEYHALCSRFQELLLLPEDYFMPPPKRSLCYCESCRKLRGDEAHRRRGEPPREYALPFGWCRFNLRLNPHLEAGTLTKKWHMAYHGSSVAVVRRVLDRGELGAGTTSILSCRPLKGEPGVGFEEPGENCAPPREEQPPPVLLSPSLQYAGAETLASKVQFRDPKSQRTHQAQVAFQVCVRPGSYTPGPPSAALRELPDQHFSPSELEWVTKEKGATLLYALLVRVE, from the exons ATGGCGGCGGGGTCGGGTGGGAGTGGGGGCTCTGGGGCAGGCCCCGGACCGGGGCCGGGGCCAGGCGGGGGTGGGGGCCCTGGCAGCAGCGGACCAGGACTCGGGTCCAGCGGGGGTCTCGGCAGTGGCGGGGAGCTGCACCCGCGCACCGGGCGCTTGGTAAGCCTGTCGGCCTGTGGGCGCACAGCTCGGCGGCAGCAGCCGGGCCAAGAGTTTAACCACGGGTTAGTGCTGAGCCGAGAACCCTTGCGCGATGGACGCGTCTTCACTGTCCGCATCGACCGCAAG GTCAACTCCTGGAGTGGCTCCATTGAAATTGGAGTGACAGCCCTGGATCCCAGTGTGCTGGACTTCCCGAGCAGTGCCACTGGACTGAAGGGGGGCTCCTGGGTAGTATCAGGCTGCTCGGTGCTACGGGATGGGCGCTCTGTGTTGGAGGAGTATGGCCAGGACCTGGACCAACTCGTCGAAGGGGACCGTGTGGGTGTGGAACGCACAGCCACCGGGGAGCTCCGGCTCTGGGTGAATGGGCGGGATTGTGGTGTGGCTGCCACTGGCCTACCTGCTCGTGTCTGGGCTGTCGTGGACCTTTATGGCAAGTGCACCCAGATCACTGTGCTGCCCCCAGAGCCAGGCTTCAGCCCTCCTACTCCTGTCCCTACACCTCCCCTGGAGCCCTTAGCCCCTCCAGAAGACTCTGCCTTGTCGGAACAGGGGACCTCTGTGGATGAAG CCTTCATGGTGTCCCCAGCGCAGGCCCGGCCGGAGACGTTTCCTAACAGCCTTGATTCGCATAATG ACTTTGCCAGCATGGAGCTCTCTGAGGTGGTGAGCAATGCCATTCTTTCTGCCTACAATGGAGGCCTCCTTAACGTGAACCTGGGCTCCCCACCAGCAGGGGATGGATTAGCATCCAGCGGGCCTGCCACTTCTCCTGTCCTCACTTCCAACGATGCCCTGCTCTTTCACGAGAAGTGTGGAACCCTCATCAAACTAAGCAACAATAATAAGACGGCTGAGCGCCGGAGGCCCCTGGATGAATTCAACAATGGGGTTGTCATGACCAACCGCCCCCTTCGGGATAACGAGATGTTTGAG ATCCGTATTGACAAGCTTGTAGACAAGTGGTCAGGCTCCATCGAGATTGGTGTTACTACCCATAATCCCAACAGCCTGGAGTACCCAGCCACCATGACCAACCTCCAGTCAG GTACCATCATGATGAGTGGCTGTGGGATCCTGACCAATGGCAAGGGTACTCGCCGGGAGTACTGTGAATTCAGTCTGGACGAACTGCAG GAGGGTGACCATATTGGCCTCACAAGGAAGTCCAACTCTGCCCTGCACTTCTTCATTAATGGCATTGATCAGG GCGTAGCTACCCCATTGACACCACCAGTGGTGTATGGTGTGGTGGACTTGTATGGGATGGCTGTGAAAGTGACCATCGTCCATAATAATAACCACAGTGACCGGCTCCGCCGGAACAATGCCATCCTGAGGGCTCTGTCCCCGGAGGGTGCTCTCCGCcgtgctgctcctgctgcccagGCAGAACCTGAACGCCTGCTCTTTCATCCAAACTGTGGACAGAAGGCAGCCATCACCCATGAGGGACGCACTGCCCTGAGACCCCA TGCCACTGATGACTTCAATCATGGTGTGGTGCTGAGCAGCAGAGCCCTCCGGGACGGAGAGGTGTTCCAGGTGCGCATCGACAAGATGGTGGACAAATGGGCTGGCTCCATTGAAATTGGTGTCACTACCCACAACCCTGCCTACCTCCAGTTGCCCTCTACTATGACCAATTTACGCTCTG GGACCTGGATGATGACGGGGAATGGGGTGATGCATAATGGGACAACCATCCTAGATGAATACGGACACAACCTGGACCGCCTCAAG GCAGGGGACACAGTGGGCGTGGTACGGCGGGAGGATGGAACCCTCCACTTCTTTGTCAATGGAATGACTCAGGGCCCTGCTGCCTGGAATGTGCCCCCGGGTGTCTATGCTGTCGTCGATCTCTATGGCCAGGCTGCTCAGGCCACTATTGTGGATGACGTGG AGGTGCCTCCAGTCTCTGAGCCACTCCCTGAAGGGAACAACCAGATGTCTCCAAGCTCCCCATCCTCGGCAGCTGGGGGCTCTGACCTACGCTTCCACCAGCTGCATGGAAGTAATGCTGTCATCACTAATGGGGGTCGAACTGCTCTCCGTCATAACTGCCGGAGCGAGTTCAATGATGCCATTGTCATTTCCAACCG AGCCCTGCGGGATGGAGAACTGTTTGAAATTGTCATTCAGAAGATGGTAGACCGCTGGTCAGGCTCCATTGAAGCTG gGGTGACTGCCATCCGGCCTGAAGACCTGGAGTTTCCCAACACCATGACAGACATTGACTATGATACATGGATGCTGAG TGGTACAGCTATCATGCAGGACGGTAATACAATGCGCAACAACTATGGCTGTGATCTGGATGCCCTGGGCACAGGTGCACGCATTGGCATGATGCGAACTGCCAAGGGTGATCTGCACTACTTCATTAACGGACAGGACCAAGGCGCCGCCTGCTCAGGCTTGCCTCCGGGTAAAG AGGTGTATGCAGTGGTGGATCTCTATGGCCAGTGTGTCCAGGTGTCTATCACCAATGCTACCGGCCCCATGGACAATAGTCTGGCGACCAGCAACACTGCCACCGAGAAGTCCTTCCCTCTGCATTCCCCAG TGGCAGGTGTAGCTCACCGATTCCATAACACATGTGGCAAGAACGTCACTCTGGAGGAGGATGGCATACGGGCAGTACGTGTGGCTGGCTATGCTCACGGCCTCGTTTTCAGCACCAAGGAGCTCAAGGCTGAAGAAGTCTTTGAG GTAAAAGTGGAAGAGCTAGATGAGAAGTGGGCAGGATCCCTCCGGCTGGGGCTGACCACGCTAGCCCCCGAGGAGATGGGACCTGGAGCAGGCAGTGGGCCGGGGCTGCCTCCCTCCTTGCCAGAACTCCGGACAAAGAGCACCTGGATGGTGTCCAGCTGTGAAGTGAGGCGAGATGGGCATCTCCAAAGGATGAACTATGGCCGCAACCTCGAGAGGCTGGGG GTGGGGAGCCGTGTGGGCATTCGTCGGGGTGCAGATGACACAATGCACATCTTGGTAGATGGGGAAGACATGGGGCCTGCAGCCACCGGCATTGCCAAG AATGTGTGGGCTGTGTTGGATCTATACGGGCCAGTACGCAGTGTGTCCATTGTCAGCTCCACAAGGCTGGAGGAACCAGAAGGCACCCAGCCACCTTCTCCAAGCTCAGACACCGGCAGTGAGGGCGAGGAAGATGATGAGGGCGAGGAGCGCGGGCTGAGA GGCCAGAATCAAGTGGGTATTATGCCCGCAGCCCTTGAATTCCTGGAGAACCATGGGAAGAATATCCTCTTATCCAATGGGAACCGTACAGCCACACGAGTGGCCAGCTACAATCAGGGCATCGTTGTCATCAACCAGCCCCTGGTACCCCACCTGCTTGTTCAG GTGCGGATCGACTTCCTGAACCGACAGTGGACATCTTCTCTTGTTCTGGGAGTCATCACCTGCCCACCTGAGAGGCTTAacttccctgcctctgcttgtGCACTTAAACGGGCAGCCTGGCTCCTGCGGGGCCGTGGAGTCTTCCACAATGGTCTGAAG ATCTGTGAGAAGTTCGGGCCAAATCTTGATACGTGCCCTGAAGGCACCATCCTGGGGCTGCGGCTAGACTGCTCTGGAGGGCTCCATCTCCACATCAATGGGGTGGACCAGGGGGTAGCTGTGCCGGATGTGCCCCAGCCATGCCATGCACTTGTGGACCTCTATGGACAGTGTGAGCAG GTGACAATTGTGAGCCCTGACCCAGGGGCGGCCAGTGGGAAGATTGCTGGAACCCAGGGAGACATGGAAAAGGCTGATATGGTAGACG GCATAAAGGAAAGTGTGTGCTGGGGTCCACCACCTGCTGCTAGCCCTTTAAAGAGCTGCGAGTACCATGCCCTTTGCTCCCGCTTCCAGGAACTGCTGTTGCTTCCAG AAGATTATTTCATGCCTCCACCAAAGCGTAGCTTATGCTACTGTGAATCTTGCCGGAAGCTGCGAGGAGATGAGGCTCACAGGCGCCGAGGAGAGCCTCCCCGGGAATATGCCCTGCCTTTTGGATGGTGCAGGTTCAATCTTAG GTTGAATCCCCATCTAGAAGCTGGGACACTAACAAAGAAGTGGCACATGGCATATCATGGAAGCAGTGTAGCAGTTGTACGGAGGGTGCTGGACCGAGGGGAGTTGGGAGCAG GTACTACCTCCATCCTGAGCTGCCGACCCTTGAAGGGAGAGcctggggtaggctttgaggagCCTGGTGAGAACTGTGCACCTCCCCGGGAGGAGCAGCCTCCTCCAGTGCTGCTCTCGCCATCCCTTCAGTATGCCGGGGCAGAGACCCTGGCCTCCAAAGTGCA ATTCCGGGACCCAAAATCCCAGCGGACACACCAGGCTCAGGTGGCCTTTCAGGTGTGTGTGCGCCCTGGCTCCTACACTCCTGGCCCTCCTTCCGCTGCCCTCAGAGAACTTCCTGACCAGCACTTCAGCCCATCGGAACTTGAGTGGGTCACTAAGGAGAAAGGAGCCACACTCCTCTATGCCCTGCTGGTACGGGTGGAATAA